In a single window of the Eleginops maclovinus isolate JMC-PN-2008 ecotype Puerto Natales chromosome 6, JC_Emac_rtc_rv5, whole genome shotgun sequence genome:
- the prss56 gene encoding serine protease 56 yields MLLLISLLLMGLDCLLGAPAGREVYRMPQSALKALSDRGTVVLEAAMTSALSTLDRASSERSRAEAGCRGCVPCLFQDCGQLSGSCLSPANALLEPSCDVISKAQKLQDEAERSWALSQACAYYQHRCPPGELDKESCIRIMGESCSARVLQCSLLNTMQNLEPATQTHAQAVCGQRSSPVQNITQPRSRIVGGSPAPPGSWPWLVNLQLDGGLMCGGVLVDSSWVVTAAHCFAGSRSESYWTAVVGEFDITNTDPDEQVLKVNRIIPHPKFNPKTFNNDIALVELTSPVVLSGRVTPVCLPSGMEPPTGSPCLVAGWGSLYEDGPSADVVMEAKVPLLPQSTCKSALGKELVTNTMLCAGYLSGGIDSCQGDSGGPLIYQDRISGRFQLYGITSWGDGCGEKGKPGVYTRVSAFSDWIQAEIHKSFGSREPTCQELLKTTEMTEEEQRSEFSSICRFYTLTCPPGQSASACSRMAEDKCLTRFKKCQLRSFIQTLLDLLQRAEDYIRDKVDLTFFTQTLPQLVEHIYSTAFIHTRERRDLALSHGLTQIKEQLGGAVVPMQQGLSPVPPSLFREVGPSVDDWEKYLRNIAEDLDKQQNDKTTDISTPKRQENNLFLQTEDSSVHQLEAEFQSFISAQRSKLESRAAPPILSMDTVYLQEESPNSPDSSSHESQKPWSLLTALMNEIKKVRTQDEAVTENESQSVTFPDRDSASDVNWSVTSEDFTFVENVDGTELKPSALLLPVQSTSVVQTVTEGVPRSETTDDPRQAVQAVKTRSLHRIYRSLLRKRQIPGASGKICPGVRETSQHVSQVRDSYSWVLSIPSKNLRMSFQEVLVDLSSKNDRGLYQARVRAVVGGRPLTFYSLVGLENESFYRSVPRIISVALEALKT; encoded by the exons ATGCTGCTGCTCATATCGCTGCTGCTGATGGGACTCGACTGCTTGCTGGGAGCCCCGGCAGGTCGAGAGGTGTACAGGATGCCTCAGAGTGCTCTCAAAG ctctctctgaTCGAGGCACTGTGGTTCTCGAAGCGGCCATGACTAGTGCCCTGTCCACTCTCGACCGTGCATCATCTGAGAGAAGTCGGGCGGAAGCAGGCTGCAGAGGCTGTGTTCCCTGTTTGTTTCAGGACTGTGGACAGTTGTCTGGGTCCTGTT TGTCTCCTGCCAATGCCCTTTTAGAGCCCAGCTGTGATGTCATCAGTAAGGCACAGAAGCTTCAAGATGAAGCTGAGCGGAGTTGGGCTCTTAGCCAGGCCTGTGCATACTACCAGCACCGCTGCCCACCTGGTGAACTAGACAAAGAGAGCTGCATTAGGATCATGGGGGAGAGTTGCAGCGCCCGTGTCCTCCAGTGCAGCCTGCTTAACACCATGCAGAACCTGGAGCCTGCTACACAGACGCATGCACAGG cagtgtgtggtcAGAGGTCGTCCCCGGTGCAAAACATCACACAGCCTCGCTCCCGGATCGTGGGCGGCTCGCCTGCTCCTCCAGGCAGCTGGCCCTGGCTGGTCAACCTCCAGCTAGATGGTGGCCTGATGTGTGGGGGGGTGCTGGTGGACAGCTCCTGGGTGGTCACTGCAGCTCACTGTTTTGCTGG CAGCCGGAGTGAGAGCTACTGGACTGCAGTGGTGGGGGAGTTTGACATCACAAACACGGATCCTGATGAGCAGGTTCTCAAAGTGAACCGCATCATCCCTCATCCTAAG TTCAATCCAAAGACCTTTAACAACGATATAGCCTTGGTGGAGCTCACATCCCCAGTAGTCCTGTCTGGTCGGGTCACACCGGTGTGTCTCCCCTCCGGCATGGAGCCCCCTACTGGCAGTCCATGTCTGGTGGCAGGCTGGGGCTCCCTCTATGAGG ACGGTCCATCTGCTGATGTGGTGATGGAGGCCAAGGTGCCTCTGCTGCCTCAGAGCACCTGTAAGAGCGCCCTTGGCAAAGAACTGGTCACCAATACTATGCTGTGTGCTGGCTACCTCTCCGGAGGAATAGACTCATGTCAG GGTGATTCTGGAGGCCCCCTGATCTACCAGGACCGCATTTCAGGTCGGTTCCAGCTCTACGGCATTACCTCCTGGGGAGACGGCTGTGGGGAGAAGGGCAAGCCTGGAGTCTACACTCGGGTGTCTGCCTTCTCTGACTGGATTCAGGCTGAGATACACA aGTCATTTGGAAGCAGGGAGCCGACCTGCCAGGAGCTTCTGAAGACAACAGAAATGACGGAGGAGGAGCAGCGGTCAGAGTTCAGCTCTATCTGTCGTTTCTACACCCTGACCTGCCCCCCCGGTCAGTCAGCCAGCGCCTGCAGCCGAATGGCAGAGGACAAGTGCCTCACCCGCTTTAAGAAATGTC AGTTGCGTTCGTTCATACAAACCCTGCTAGACTTGCTCCAGAGGGCAGAAGACTACATTCGGGACAAAGTCGACTTGACCTTCTTTACCCAGACTCTTCCTCAGCTGGTGGAGCACATCTACAGCACCGCCTTCATTCACACCAGAGAAAGAAGGGACCTGGCCCTGAGCCACGGTCTCACACAGATTAAAG AACAGCTAGGTGGAGCTGTGGTGCCAATGCAGCAGGGTCTGTCTCCAGTTCCTCCATCCTTATTCAGAGAGGTGGGACCCTCAGTGGACGACTGGGAGAAATATCTGCGAAATATAGCTGAGGATCTggacaaacaacaaaatgacaaaacaacagACATCTCCACACCAAAAAGACAAGAGAACAACCTTTTCTTACAG ACAGAGGATTCCTCTGTACATCAGCTGGAGGCAGAATTTCAATCTTTTATCTCAGCTCAGCGCTCAAAATTGGAATCCAGAGCTGCTCCTCCCATCCTGTCCATGGACACAGTCTACCTCCAGGAGGAGTCTCCCAACAGTCCCGATTCATCCTCACATGAATCCCAGAAACCTTGGTCTCTTCTAACAGCCCTGATGAATGAGATTAAGAAAGTAAGGACACAAGATGAAGCTGTGACAGAAAATGAGTCACAAAGTGTAACATTCCCAGATAGAGACTCTGCTTCTGATGTAAACTGGAGCGTCACTTCAGAGGATTTTACTTTTGTTGAGAATGTTGACGGAACAGAATTAAAACCTTCAGCGTTACTGCTTCCTGTGCAGTCAACGTCTGTCGTTCAGACGGTCACTGAAGGTGTTCCTCGCTCAGAGACCACCGATGACCCCAGACAAGCTGTGCAAGCAGTAAAGACTCGAAGTCTGCACAGAATATACCGAAGCCTTCTTCGCAAGAGGCAGATACCTGGGGCCAGTGGGAAAA TTTGCCCCGGAGTCAGAGAGACATCACAGCATGTCAGCCAGGTCAGAGACTCCTACAGCTGGGTCTTGAGCATCCCAAGCAAAAACCTACGCATGAGCTTCCAAGAG GTGTTAGTTGATCTGAGCTCCAAGAATGATCGAGGACTTTACCAGGCGCGGGTCAGAGCAGTAGTGGGCGGACGACCTTTGACCTTCTACAGCCTTGTGGGTCTAGAGAACGAGTCGTTTTACCGCAGTGTGCCAAGGATAATCTCTGTAGCACTGGAGGCACTCAAAACTTGA